One genomic segment of Deltaproteobacteria bacterium HGW-Deltaproteobacteria-18 includes these proteins:
- a CDS encoding lactate utilization protein, whose protein sequence is MTAERLIAHFKKRRMHGSYVETAGQARELVLSMIQGPCSVIRCGSESVGALGLWRDIAALPQVELIDPYVAGLTPQEGDARRRRGLTADIMVTSCNAVTLDGRLVNLDGTGNRVAAMIFGPRKVILVVGMNKIVSDLDSAMDRVRDFAAPMNNLRLNALNPAHEPPCAKDGRCHRCASPQKICNAWSIIEGQRDEGRIHVVLVGEDLGY, encoded by the coding sequence ATGACCGCCGAGCGGCTCATCGCGCACTTCAAGAAACGCCGCATGCACGGCAGCTACGTCGAAACAGCCGGGCAGGCTCGCGAGCTCGTGTTGTCAATGATACAGGGGCCGTGCTCCGTGATCCGTTGCGGCTCCGAATCCGTCGGCGCTCTCGGGCTCTGGAGGGACATCGCCGCCCTGCCCCAGGTCGAACTGATCGATCCGTACGTTGCGGGCCTGACGCCCCAGGAAGGGGACGCCCGCCGCCGCCGGGGACTGACCGCCGACATCATGGTCACCAGCTGCAACGCCGTGACCCTGGACGGCCGACTGGTCAACCTGGACGGCACGGGCAACCGCGTCGCGGCCATGATCTTCGGCCCCCGGAAAGTCATTCTGGTGGTGGGCATGAACAAGATCGTCAGCGACCTGGACTCGGCCATGGACCGGGTGCGGGACTTCGCCGCGCCCATGAACAACCTGCGCCTCAACGCCCTGAACCCGGCCCACGAGCCTCCCTGCGCCAAGGACGGACGCTGCCACCGCTGCGCAAGTCCGCAGAAGATCTGCAACGCCTGGAGCATCATCGAAGGCCAGAGGGACGAGGGACGAATCCATGTGGTGCTGGTCGGGGAAGATCTGGGATATTGA